GCCCTTCTCCTAAACGAGCGCGAGCAAACAACACATTTTTGAATTGATAGTCACTCTGCATATTTCAAAAATAATCCTTTGATGATTGCGCTGCTTTTGTAGGGACTCTTAAATTGACGATATCTTCTTGGATTTTTTGATCAGCTTGTACTGCATATATCTCTCTGCAACAAACTGACAAGGCTATTAGCTGGGTCATTAAGTGCTGAAGTTTCGCTTAATATATTAGCGATCGCTTCATTTAAACTATTTTGTAATTCTATTGATGTGCTAAGACCGCCATCACTACCAACTTCTACATTTACTCCAGGTGTAGGTTCCGCAGGTGTTTGAGCATCATCTGAGCCAAAAGTTTTAAATTATTACTTTTGATATTTATCCGTATTTGATCCATCTCATCTTCCAAAGTCAAAAATTTTACGAAAACATGACTGCAATTTATACGTAAAATCTCTGGTAAATAGTAATATCGCGGGAACATCACTAATCTTATATTTTACCAGAGTGAAAGGTTCGGCTCACCTAAGAAGATTGAGTCATAGGGATACACAGATGTGTGTCCCTAAAAATGAAATAAAAACTTTGATTTAAGAGAGCTTCACCTTTTCTTGCTTCATCTTTTTGAAATTAATCCGAGTCAATTGGTAAGCACCTTTAATATCTATATTTTCGTAATTATCTGGTGATAAATCCATTTTGAAAAAGTTTTTCTTGTTAGTCACCATTAACAGTGAAGATGGCTTAACTTCTTGATTCGCTACATTGTGAATATGTTCTAAGCCTTTTTCAGTTGAAGGGATAAAATTGATATTTTTGTGGCTATAAAAAACTACAGTTGGCTTTTTGAAACCAACCATCATGACTTCTTCTGTTGGTTGTTTTACTTGGTCGATAACGGAAGATAATTGCCTTAATGGTAGTTGACGCTCTTGATCCATTAAAAACATAGCTGGCATAGTCACAAAAATCAGAAATACCACAAATGCCAACAAGTTAACACCGACAATGGAATGCCAGTAACGACGTAAAATTAAAAAGGCAATAGAAATTGCTGCTACTAGCCAAAGCCAACCAGAGATAGTAGATAAACCAACATCCTGTAAATTTTGCCGGAAGTCTGGTGCAGCTTCATCATAACCCAGCAAGTTATAAATGTGAAATGATGCCACTGCTAATGCGCTTAAAAATATGACATTTACCCAACTACTAACCTGTAAAAGAGAAGATGGATAAGTAATAGATATTTTGCTTGTTTGTTCACTACCAGGAAACAAATCACTCCACAAAAATGCAACTAAAATAGCGGCGGCTGGGATTAAAGGTAAGACATAGCTTGGTAGCTTGGTAACGGCAATTGTAAAAAAACTAAAGACACTAATAAACCAAATACAGGCAAATAAACCCAACTGTTGAGAGCGTGCTTGATTGCGCCAGTGCGATCGCTGCCAGAACTTCAATCTGAAAATTGCTAAAGGCAAGTAGATTGAGTATGGGGCGAAAAGCAGTAATACTATCACAAAATAAAAATACCAAGGAGCTGAGTGACCATTAACGACCTCTGTAAAACGCTCCACATTGTGATATCCGAAAAAAGAATTAATATAACTTTCACCATTACGCCAAATTACCAGCGCATACCAGGGAATAGATAAACCCAAGATAATTATGATCCCCAAAAATAGGCGCATCTCTCGCAGCACTGTTCGCAACTGCCCCAAATACAGCAAGAACGCCAAAATGATGATCCCCGGTAAAACAATACCCACCGGCCCCTTAGTCAAAATTGCCCCAGCCGTTAATACGTAACAAGCCAAGTACCAGTTATTGGGGAGTAGGGAGTGGGGAGTGGGGGGAGATGAGGGAGTGGAGGAAGAGGATAATTCACTGCTGCCTCCTGCCTCCTGCCTTCTGCCTCCTGCCTCCTGCCCATCTGTTGCGTATCCCAAGAAAAAACATAACAAGGCACAGGCCATGCAGCCAGTCAGCAACATATCGGAAACACCAGTTCTTCCCCAAACAATCATTTGAGGATTGAGCGCCATGACACCTGCGGCTACAGCAGCTGTTAAGTAGCGGCGAGTTGGGAGCGTCACTTGTTCCAACTCATCTTTTTTGGCTAAAGACCACTGTACAGTGTAAAAACCTAATGCTACCAGTCCTACGGCTGCTAAGGCTGAAGGAAGCCGCACGGCCCATTCGTTCACACCAAACACAGCATAGGCGATCGCTTGACACCAATAAAGTAAAGCTGGCTTATCAAAACGAGTCTGTCCGTTAAAATATGGCGTGATCCAATCACCCGTCAATAGCATTTGCCGGGAAGCTTCCGCAAATAGTGGCTCTGTTTCGTCAACCAAGCCAATACTGCCCAAATGCCATCCATAGCCTATCCAACCAATTAGAATTAACCACAGAATTGAGACAGTCACAGCAAGGGCTGGACGTTTTGCTATATTATTGAACCACCGCTCAACAGCGTTAGGAACGCTCAAGTTTAACCTCATTTGTCAATAGTCATTAGTCATTGGTCAATAGTCATCAGTCAAGAGTTATTGCTTCTGTGACTGCGAACTACTAACTTTTTATATGTTGCACTAATCATAAGTCGTTACAGGGCTATGTTTTGTTCTTGAGTATTTGTACTTTTTTACTGTTGACTACGGACTAATGACTAACACCCACTCTTGACTTTGTGAGTTCCACGTAGGTTGAGATGTCTCACCAACGACATAAGGCCCCCAATAGCGCCGGGAACCATCTTGGGCAAAGGCTACTAAAACATCCCCTTTTTCTAGTTTCAGGTTGCCAATTGGCAGGGAGAGAACTAAGCCTTTTGTACTCCCTTCTTGGGGATCAAAATCCCAATGTGCCGGAATTTCCGCCTGTTTATCACTTAAACCTTTATTACCTACTTGTCTAGCTAGTAATGCCAAGCGCACAGGTTGATTGGTTTGATTGCTCATCCGCAATTTTCCGGGAAGTCTGCCTTTATCGGCTAAAGCCTGACGTGCGGCGAGGATAGAATTTGTTTGGTTCTCTTTACGTACTATTGAGTCTGTAATTATTGGTGTTGTATTAGTAACTTCAGTAGAGTTAGTTGTTAGTGTCGAATTACTTTCGGATTTGGGAGTATCACTAGATATATCTGAGGGTGTATTTGAATTTGTAGTTTCAAATGATAGTGTCATTCCCCAACAACCTGCTAGTAGCCCCAGCAGACCCAAGGCACACACTGTCACGGCTGCGTGACGATAGACTGAAGCTTTCATATTGATATTAGAAATAATTATTTTTGTAGGCTTGTCCAAATACTAGCCTATTCTTACTATAGATAATCAAAGAAAATTACGTATTTCTGGGGTATGGATTTCTGTAGATATTGGTTGAGGAATGTAGCGTATATATCATTTTTCGCAAAAATAGCCAGCATGAATAATCACTTAGCTCATGATCTGAACGAATGCTGAGAAATTGAGCTTATAACATAAGCATTGTATAAAATTTATAGAATACAAGTAATTTAAAATACATAAAAAATATATTTACACAGAGAACTATTTCGGTATTTTTTTGAGTTTAAGTAATTTGAGACACAATGGCTCATGCTTTAAAACACAATTTTGAGCAACAGTAGAATATTTACATTTGTTAATATTCTGTCTTTAGTTATCTTTGTCTGTATGGCTAGTAATATATCAAAGATCAAGTTCTTTGTGGGTATTCCGATATTTTATACTAGATGGAAACTATTTTTCGGACTGCCAATCATTCCAGAAGCCTGATCGATGCAAAATACTCGACTTAACAATTTATTTGATGCTATTGCTAGGCAGTTGGGGCAATTGTTTCTCAATCCTTGGCGGCGATTGTCCCTACTATTACTTAGTTTTCTGTTCGGATTTTTTCTAGGTACAGCAGTTTCTACCACAGCAGGTCAAAGGGCTGAACTAGATATTGTCATAGCTGCCTTCTTAGTATTTTTAACAGAAATTACTAGTAGAATATTTTACAATCGAAATTTTTTCGCTAGCCGATCGCTCTTAGTAGAAGCACTCAACATTCTTAAAGTAGGTTTCACATACAGCTTGTTTATTGAAGCCTTTAAACTGGGATCTTAAGAGTGAGCGAGTAGGAGTACCGCGCAGTCATGGAATTTAGGCAACAGGAAGCGTTAGCGGATACCTTAAGGGCTAAAACCTTCGGGATCACATCGGCAAATGTAGAGGAAAAGATGCAAGAGCGATCGCATCTTTTACAAGCAGTGCTACCTGCTTTTAATCAGTTCTGCCAAACAAGCCTGCATATTGCCCCAGAACAAATGTTACCCGTATTGTGGGATTTGTGGCTACCACTGGGCATGAAAATAGCTGCACAACGTCAACAATTAAAACGTCCCTTCATTCAAGGAATTTTAGGTAGTCAAGGAACGGGGAAAACTACAATGTCCCTGGTGATTGAGTTAATTCTCCAGCAGTTGGGATACCGTACCTTAAGTTTATCTTTAGACGATTTGTATAAAACCTATAGCGATCGCCTAGCCTTATTAGAACATGATCCCCGCTTAATTTGGCGTGGCCCACCAGGAACCCATGATATTGACTTAGGCTTAGATGTACTCGAACAAATCCGCCAAGGAAAAAGCCCGATAACTGTTCCCCGCTTTGATAAATCTGCACATGCGGGTGCAGGCGATCGCACTAACCCAGATATCATCACCGGAGTCGATATTGTCATTTTTGAAGGATGGTTTGTTGGTGTGCGCCCAATTAATCCTGACTTATTTGATTGCGCCCCACCGCCAATTGTCACTGATGCAGATAAAACCTTTGCTCGTGATATGAATCATCAGCTAACTAAATATTTACCATTGTGGGAGAAATTAGACAGTTTAATTTTGTTATATCCGATTGATTACCGTTGTTCTTTGGCATGGCGCAAACAAGCCGAACAAAAAATGATTGCTGCTGGTAAATCAGGTATGACAGATGCACAAATAGAAGATTTTGTCAATTACTTTTGGCGATCGCTACATCCAGAATTATTTATTAAACCTTTGTCTCAATCAGCAGAAATTGTAGATTTAGTTATAGAGGTTCACCCTGATCATTCATTTGGGAAAGTCTATCAGCCGTAATTCGTGATTAAGGAAATAGATTTTTCATGTTCTAACCTCTCCCCTGTTCCCTGAATTTAAAATGTAAACAGGAGATGATATTTGTTTAATGTATTGTTGACAGCGATCGCGTCCTTTGGTTTTGGCTTGGTATAATGCGCGATCAGCTGCGTCAATGATTTCTTGAAAATCAGAGTTCGGCACAGGAATTTCTGTTGCTACGCCAGCACTAACTGTGACACAAGTGTGAGCTTGAGAAGTTATATGGGGAATTGCAAGTTCTCGTACAGCCGTGCAGATTCTAGTTGCTAAATGAATCGCTCCGTCCGCATACGTTGTTGGTAGAATCACGGCAAATTCTTCACCGCCATAACGAGCGACAACATCACCAGGACGATTAACAGTTTCTTGGATAGTTTTGGCTACTAATTGTAAACAGCGATCGCCTGCTCGATGCCCATAAGTATCGTTGTAAGCTTTGAAAAAATCGACATCGCAAAGAATCAGCGATAACGGTAGTTGATTTCGCGCCATGCGTTGCCATTCTTGAGCGCAATATTCTTCAAATCTGCGGCGATTGGCTACTTGAGTTAACTCATCAATTGCTACCAACCTTTGCAATTCTAGGTTAGCAGCTTCTAGCTTTTGTTGGAGATGAGATTGCTGAATTAGTCGTTTGACTCTTTGACGCAAAACCGGCCAATGAATCGGTTTAGTTACATAATCAATGGCTCCCACCTCAAATGCACGGTCAACTGATTCTTGATCCTCTAATCCCGTAATCATTAAAACTGGAGTATATTTACCATTATCTAGTGATTGCAAATAAGTACAACACTCAAAGCCATCGAGATCGGGCATGATTGCATCCAGTAGGACAATATCAGGTTGCCGCTCTTGGAAAATATTTAAAGCCTCTCTACCATTTTCCGCCTCTACTGTCTGATAGCCTTCACGTTGTAGAGATAGGCGTAGCTGCGCTCGGATGAATGGTTCATCATCAACAATGAGGACTAGGGATTGGTCTTGTGGAACCACCGTGTTCATGATTTCTCCTTGTTAATTTCTCTGTGCAGAGCTATTTGAACTAGTTCATACTCTTGACGTAATTGTGAGCCTAGTTCCACGCAACCGCTTAAATTGCTACTGCGTCCTCTGGTTTCTAGCTGTTTACACAGTTGTGTTAAAAAAACTGCTCCAACCGATCCACTGCTAGATTTCAGCTTGTGTGCTGTTTTCCATAGAGCCTGAGCATCATTAGATGCGATCGCTATATCTATCTCCCCGATTAGTTTAGGAGATTCAGTAAGATAACAATTGATTAATTCAGCAAATGCTACCTGATTCTCTCCTAACATATCCCGTAATGCTTGTAAAACATTTGCATCCATTGTGGCAAATTTTAAATCATGAAGCTCCGTAATTGATTGAGTTTGGCTACTAATTGTTGAATGTGTTTTTTCTATATCAATACTTAAATGGTGGCATTTTCTGAGTGCTTTGGCTAACTCTTCCATTTGTAGGGGTTTGCTGAGGTAGTCATCCATACCAGCCGCTAAACAAGCTTGGCGATCGCCCCTCATGGCATTAGCTGTCATGGCAATAATATATGGACGAGAACCAGAACTCCAATTTTGCGAAATGATTTGGCTGGCTCTCAATCCATCCATTTCTGGCATATTCACATCCATCAATACCACATCATAGGCTTGATGCTGCAAAGCTTCTAATACTTTTAATCCATTAGCCACCACATCTGCTCGATAACCTAATTTTTTCAGCATGAGTAGGGCGACTTTTTGATTTATCACTATATCTTCAGCTAACAAAATTCTTAAAGGTCTTTGTTCTGCCAATGATGAATCGATGTTGAGAGTATCAACCGACTGGCTGTTAGTGCGAATTAGTTGATTGTTTAGAGTAGATATCAAAACATTGTAGAGTTGGGACTGTTTAATGGGTTTACTCAAACAAGCAGCAAATTCAATATCACTGACATTAGTATTTGGTTGACCCCAAGAGCTAACAATTACCACGGGTAGGTATTGATCATGAGGACGCTGACGAATTTGACGTACTAGGGAAAGACCATCTATTTCTGGGCTGCGCATATCTAAAATGGCAACATCAAAAGGCATTCCTTGATCAATTACAGCTAAAGCTTCAGCACCGGAGCGGACAGTATATGTTTCCATCTGCCAAAGTTCGGCTTGTAATTTCAAAATCTGGAGACTAGCAGGATGATCATCCACAATTAACAACCGCTTACCGATTAGCTGTACTGGAGAACTCATGGCAGTTTCTAAGCCTGAATAGGCAACCACTGGCACAGTCATAGAAAAATAAAAGGTAGAACCCGTAGAAGTAGATGAATCTGGGTTTCTAACTTGCCAATCAGAGGGAGGATTTCCACCCACACAGCCCCGACTTTCTACCCAAAGATGACCCCTCATCATCTCGCCTAATCTTTTGCTAATCACCAGCCCTAAACCAGTTCCGCCATATTTGCGAGTCATGGAAGCATCAGCTTGAACAAATGGTTGAAATAACCTTTCCATTACCTCCGGGGCAATCCCAATACCTGTATCTTTGATGGTAAAGAGGAGTTCGCAGCAGTTTTTGGCATTTTGGCTAGGCGATGACTGGCTACGCACTGAGATAACAACTTCTCCTTCGTGGGTAAATTTAATAGCATTATTAATCAGATTTGTCAGTATTTGCCGTAGACGAGTGACATCGCCAATAATTTGGGAAGGCACTTGGGGATGGATTAAGTAAGCTAGTTCAATATCTTTTTGGGCTGCTTTAGCGGCTAAAAGGTCAATAACTTGTTCTATACAAGTTCTCACCTCGAAAGGTTCTTGTTCTAGTTCTAACTTACCAGATTCAATTTTAGAAAAATCTAGAATGTCATTAATAATACTCAACAAAGCATCACTACTCGTCAGAACTGTTTCTACAAAGTCACGCTGTTGCGATGTCAAGTCAGTTTCTAATAGTAGTTCCGTCATGCCGATAACAGCGTTCATGGGGGTACGGATTTCATGGCTCATCATGGCCAGAAATTCACTTTTTGCCCGATTAGCTGTTTCTGCGGCACGTTTAGCCTGCTCTAAGGCAAAATTCTTCAGGGTGAGTTCTTCTCGTTGTTTGGTTTCTTGTTCTAATAACTGGGCTTGGGCTAAGGCTATACCTAATTGAGCGGCGACTGCTTCTAGTAAAGCAATTTCCTCAGTCGTCCACTGGCGAAAATGGTCACACTGATGGAGACAAATAGCTCCATTTGGTTCTCCTTGGTAAGAAGTGCGGACGGCAAGTATAGATTTTACACTGATTTGACAACAGCTAGGGACTACTAATTGCAGTGAAGAATCGCTGCGAACATCACCAGAGGTATAAGCGATCGCTTGATCTTGGGACATTAACTGTAGAATGTGGCTATCTTCAACCGTGGAAAAGTCCCATTTCTGCATTGAACAATCAGCAGCATGACGATATTGGGCAACTATAGGAATACGTGATTCGGGATGAGTAATATAAGAATGTATTAGACAGCGATCAACTGCAAAGGCTTGTCCAATTTGTGTCGCAGCAGTTTCAAAAATTTCCTGACTATCTAGGCTTTGACGAATCTTTTGGGTAATTTGTTCTAATAATAGAGTGCGGTGTAATTGTTGCTGTAAGGCTTCTTGCGCTTGTACTCGTTCGGTAATATCTTTGATTGAGCCAACCATCCGCACCGGATTACCCTGCTGATCACGTTGGGCGATCGCATGTACCAATACCCACTTATAACTACCATCGTTGCAACGCAAACGATATTCCACTACATAACTTGGAATTTTACCCTCAAGACAATCTTGCTTAACCGCCATAACTCGTTCCAAATCATCGGGATGAATGCGGCTAATGCAATCTTGATGATCAGCAATGGGATGATAGTTTACTTCTTTAACTAGTTCCGCCCACCGTGCAGAGCGAAAAGTTTCATCAGTGGTAATGTCCCAATCCCAAATAGCGTCTTGATTACCTTCAATAACTAATTGCCAACGTTCTTCACTTTTTCTCAAGGCAGTTTCTGCTTGTTTATGTTCGGTAATATCAACCGCAATCCCGCCAATGAGGGATTCCTCTGGTTTACTGGCTATGGGAAATTTATAAACTAAAAAATCTCGCACTGTACCATCAGCACAGGGGATCTGTTCTACAACGTCAATCACTTGGTTAGTACGAGCAACCGTTTGGATGGTTTCGAGGAATGTTTGGGCAAATTCTTGTTCATAAATATCAAAAATATTTTTGCCAATTAATTCTCTCGTCGGTATTTGAAAAGTAAGTAGGTAAGTTTCACTAACATAAATAATTGTGCCGTTCGCATCTGTAATCCAAGCTGGTGTAGGACTATGATTCATGAATGCTTGAAAACGTTCTTCGCTACGCCTGAGCAATAATTCAGCGTGTTTGTGTTCGGTGATGTCACGATTGACGCTAATCATTGCCACGGATTGCCCTGCTTCATCTTGTACAACTACTATAGTTGTCTCACAAATACCTTCACTACCGTCTTTGCGAACAAAGTTATTTTCGCCTGACCAACGCCCTTGTTTGATCATATCTGCGATCGCTGTGGCATTCAATTTGGCTGTTTGTGCCGATTTATTCAAAAAACTAGGAGTTTGTCCGAGAACGTCTGCTTTACTATAACCAAACATCCGCTCGGCAGCAGGATTCCAGTCTAGAATTTGTCTTTGCAAGTCAGTAATAATCACACCATCATACATATTCTCAAAGGTGAGGGCTTGCCGCCTCAGTGCCAGTTCTGCTTGCTGGCGTTCGCGTAGCGCAGCTTGCTGTTCGCTAATATCGGTTTGAATACCAATAAAATGGGTGACGTTGCCATTTTCTTCATATATGGGAGAGATACTTAATTGATTCCAAAACAAACTGCCATCTTTGCGATAATTCCGCAGAATTACTTGACAATCTTTACCTGTTTCTAATGCTGATTTGATTTCGGCGATCGCACTTTGTTCGACATCTTCCCCTTGTAAAAAACGACAGTTGCGTCCAATCACCTCTTTTGCTTTATAGCCTGTAATTTTCTCAAAGGCAGAGTTAACATAAATCACTGGGTAATTGGGGAGTTTAGCATCAGCAATGATTACCCCACTACTAATAGCAGCTAACGCCCGCTCCCGCAGCCTCAAAGTTTCTTCCACTAGCTTGAGGTCGGTAATATCAAACATAAACCCGCGCAACATCACAGGAGTTCCATCAACCTGGACTACATTCACAATGTCGCGCAGCCATACAACTCTGCCATCTGCGGCCAACATTCTATATTCAAATTCGAGGTTTTCTCCTGTATTGGTAGCTTCCCGACAAAAGTTTACTGCCCAATCTCGATCATCGGGATGCAGATGATTAATCCAAAAGTCTTGTTTGTACCATTCGGCTACAGGATAGGCCAAAATAGTTTCTGCTTGGGGACCTACATAGATAAAACGCCAAGTTTTTAAGTCTAATTCCCAAGGGATGACTTTGACTGTTTCGAGTAACTCTCGCAGACGGGTTTCGCTATTGCGCAAGGCGATTTCTGTGTGAGTTTGTTGTTCGATTGTGTTAGCTAGTTCTCGGTTAATTCTGCCAATTTCAAGATTGTTGAGTCTAGAAGCTTGAGCAAAATAAATTAATAAAATGATGACCCCAGCATTAATCGTGCCACCTATCAATACAAATGTGGGTAGTGGTGAGAATAGATTCTCCAATAGTTGTGGAGTAGGGGAAATCTGTAATTGCCAATTAATTCCGTAAAAATCAATATTAACCTCTTGTCGCCAAGATGACTGTATTGATAATTGTGTATCTTGGCTATAAATCAGTTCTTTGTTATCAAATATCCTAATTGTGTACCCTGGCGGTTTGTGTAGAGATGAATTAAAGAATGGTTGAATGGGAAAAACCCCTAAGATTGCACCACTAAATTTATTTCTTTTCTTGATGGGTACACAAATTAATAATTCCTGCTTGTTTTGGACGGGGTTAACTATTTGGACTACTGTAGTTTCGTGCTTGTTTTGTGGTGCAATGGAAATTGACTGTTTTAGTGATGCTTCTTCTTGAGCGAAAGAGACAGCTTGCAATACCTGCCATGATGAGTCAAGCAATTGGAGTGATTTATATCCTTGATCATCGCTTAGATAGGAGCTTGCTTCTATTCCCCAATGTGTTTGTGACGGACTGTTGTGCCTTTCCCAATGTCGTGCTAGATGTTCCAGTGACAAAACACGAGTATTAAGTTGTGTTAATACTTCAGTTTTTGTGGCGATCGCTTGTTGTTGAATCAGTTGTTGAATATTGATTTGCTCTTCGGCTTTCAGTCTCAGCCACAGCATCAACACTATACAAAGAATTATTATACCAATTAAGAACGGCAGCAACTTTCGTTCACTAAATAACTTCACTGAATAACATCGGTGATATTTATGCTGCCTATTCACTTATTGCCCCTCCATCGCTGAGACATCAGCGCCATTACTAATTACTAACTTTTTAGTTGTATGTCAAGACAAATACCAAAAGCAACAGAATATTTACTTGTATTATTTTTATAAACTTCTTTAAGCACTAAATTTTGGACAACTCCAATGTTTTCTACAAAAATCTAAAAAAATTGTAAAAAAATAGTAATTTATATTGTGTATATTCACAATCAAATTTTATTTAACTTTAATATTTAAATAATTGTGATTAAATCTTATCTAACAAATATACAATTAACATGCAGCAAATAACATACTAAAAACCACCAAAAATCAAGTATGAGTCATATATAATAACAACTGAATTTATTTTATAGTCAAAGTTTGT
Above is a genomic segment from Nostoc sp. MS1 containing:
- a CDS encoding DUF565 domain-containing protein produces the protein MQNTRLNNLFDAIARQLGQLFLNPWRRLSLLLLSFLFGFFLGTAVSTTAGQRAELDIVIAAFLVFLTEITSRIFYNRNFFASRSLLVEALNILKVGFTYSLFIEAFKLGS
- a CDS encoding glycerate kinase; the protein is MEFRQQEALADTLRAKTFGITSANVEEKMQERSHLLQAVLPAFNQFCQTSLHIAPEQMLPVLWDLWLPLGMKIAAQRQQLKRPFIQGILGSQGTGKTTMSLVIELILQQLGYRTLSLSLDDLYKTYSDRLALLEHDPRLIWRGPPGTHDIDLGLDVLEQIRQGKSPITVPRFDKSAHAGAGDRTNPDIITGVDIVIFEGWFVGVRPINPDLFDCAPPPIVTDADKTFARDMNHQLTKYLPLWEKLDSLILLYPIDYRCSLAWRKQAEQKMIAAGKSGMTDAQIEDFVNYFWRSLHPELFIKPLSQSAEIVDLVIEVHPDHSFGKVYQP
- a CDS encoding PleD family two-component system response regulator, with translation MNTVVPQDQSLVLIVDDEPFIRAQLRLSLQREGYQTVEAENGREALNIFQERQPDIVLLDAIMPDLDGFECCTYLQSLDNGKYTPVLMITGLEDQESVDRAFEVGAIDYVTKPIHWPVLRQRVKRLIQQSHLQQKLEAANLELQRLVAIDELTQVANRRRFEEYCAQEWQRMARNQLPLSLILCDVDFFKAYNDTYGHRAGDRCLQLVAKTIQETVNRPGDVVARYGGEEFAVILPTTYADGAIHLATRICTAVRELAIPHITSQAHTCVTVSAGVATEIPVPNSDFQEIIDAADRALYQAKTKGRDRCQQYIKQISSPVYILNSGNRGEVRT
- a CDS encoding PAS domain S-box protein, with the translated sequence MLWLRLKAEEQINIQQLIQQQAIATKTEVLTQLNTRVLSLEHLARHWERHNSPSQTHWGIEASSYLSDDQGYKSLQLLDSSWQVLQAVSFAQEEASLKQSISIAPQNKHETTVVQIVNPVQNKQELLICVPIKKRNKFSGAILGVFPIQPFFNSSLHKPPGYTIRIFDNKELIYSQDTQLSIQSSWRQEVNIDFYGINWQLQISPTPQLLENLFSPLPTFVLIGGTINAGVIILLIYFAQASRLNNLEIGRINRELANTIEQQTHTEIALRNSETRLRELLETVKVIPWELDLKTWRFIYVGPQAETILAYPVAEWYKQDFWINHLHPDDRDWAVNFCREATNTGENLEFEYRMLAADGRVVWLRDIVNVVQVDGTPVMLRGFMFDITDLKLVEETLRLRERALAAISSGVIIADAKLPNYPVIYVNSAFEKITGYKAKEVIGRNCRFLQGEDVEQSAIAEIKSALETGKDCQVILRNYRKDGSLFWNQLSISPIYEENGNVTHFIGIQTDISEQQAALRERQQAELALRRQALTFENMYDGVIITDLQRQILDWNPAAERMFGYSKADVLGQTPSFLNKSAQTAKLNATAIADMIKQGRWSGENNFVRKDGSEGICETTIVVVQDEAGQSVAMISVNRDITEHKHAELLLRRSEERFQAFMNHSPTPAWITDANGTIIYVSETYLLTFQIPTRELIGKNIFDIYEQEFAQTFLETIQTVARTNQVIDVVEQIPCADGTVRDFLVYKFPIASKPEESLIGGIAVDITEHKQAETALRKSEERWQLVIEGNQDAIWDWDITTDETFRSARWAELVKEVNYHPIADHQDCISRIHPDDLERVMAVKQDCLEGKIPSYVVEYRLRCNDGSYKWVLVHAIAQRDQQGNPVRMVGSIKDITERVQAQEALQQQLHRTLLLEQITQKIRQSLDSQEIFETAATQIGQAFAVDRCLIHSYITHPESRIPIVAQYRHAADCSMQKWDFSTVEDSHILQLMSQDQAIAYTSGDVRSDSSLQLVVPSCCQISVKSILAVRTSYQGEPNGAICLHQCDHFRQWTTEEIALLEAVAAQLGIALAQAQLLEQETKQREELTLKNFALEQAKRAAETANRAKSEFLAMMSHEIRTPMNAVIGMTELLLETDLTSQQRDFVETVLTSSDALLSIINDILDFSKIESGKLELEQEPFEVRTCIEQVIDLLAAKAAQKDIELAYLIHPQVPSQIIGDVTRLRQILTNLINNAIKFTHEGEVVISVRSQSSPSQNAKNCCELLFTIKDTGIGIAPEVMERLFQPFVQADASMTRKYGGTGLGLVISKRLGEMMRGHLWVESRGCVGGNPPSDWQVRNPDSSTSTGSTFYFSMTVPVVAYSGLETAMSSPVQLIGKRLLIVDDHPASLQILKLQAELWQMETYTVRSGAEALAVIDQGMPFDVAILDMRSPEIDGLSLVRQIRQRPHDQYLPVVIVSSWGQPNTNVSDIEFAACLSKPIKQSQLYNVLISTLNNQLIRTNSQSVDTLNIDSSLAEQRPLRILLAEDIVINQKVALLMLKKLGYRADVVANGLKVLEALQHQAYDVVLMDVNMPEMDGLRASQIISQNWSSGSRPYIIAMTANAMRGDRQACLAAGMDDYLSKPLQMEELAKALRKCHHLSIDIEKTHSTISSQTQSITELHDLKFATMDANVLQALRDMLGENQVAFAELINCYLTESPKLIGEIDIAIASNDAQALWKTAHKLKSSSGSVGAVFLTQLCKQLETRGRSSNLSGCVELGSQLRQEYELVQIALHREINKEKS
- a CDS encoding ArnT family glycosyltransferase, with amino-acid sequence MRLNLSVPNAVERWFNNIAKRPALAVTVSILWLILIGWIGYGWHLGSIGLVDETEPLFAEASRQMLLTGDWITPYFNGQTRFDKPALLYWCQAIAYAVFGVNEWAVRLPSALAAVGLVALGFYTVQWSLAKKDELEQVTLPTRRYLTAAVAAGVMALNPQMIVWGRTGVSDMLLTGCMACALLCFFLGYATDGQEAGGRRQEAGGSSELSSSSTPSSPPTPHSLLPNNWYLACYVLTAGAILTKGPVGIVLPGIIILAFLLYLGQLRTVLREMRLFLGIIIILGLSIPWYALVIWRNGESYINSFFGYHNVERFTEVVNGHSAPWYFYFVIVLLLFAPYSIYLPLAIFRLKFWQRSHWRNQARSQQLGLFACIWFISVFSFFTIAVTKLPSYVLPLIPAAAILVAFLWSDLFPGSEQTSKISITYPSSLLQVSSWVNVIFLSALAVASFHIYNLLGYDEAAPDFRQNLQDVGLSTISGWLWLVAAISIAFLILRRYWHSIVGVNLLAFVVFLIFVTMPAMFLMDQERQLPLRQLSSVIDQVKQPTEEVMMVGFKKPTVVFYSHKNINFIPSTEKGLEHIHNVANQEVKPSSLLMVTNKKNFFKMDLSPDNYENIDIKGAYQLTRINFKKMKQEKVKLS